The following proteins come from a genomic window of Actinacidiphila yeochonensis CN732:
- the holA gene encoding DNA polymerase III subunit delta: protein MARKTAADDDPLAPLTLAVGQEELLLDRAVREVVTAARAADPDTDVRELAPEQLQPGTLAELVSPSLFAERKVIVVRAAQDLSADSVKDVRAYFAAPAEETVLVLLHAGGAKGKALLDAARKAGAREVACPKMTKPADRLAFVRQEFRALGRSATPEAAQALVDALGSDLRELASACSQLAADVDGTIDVETVARYYTGRAEATGFEVADLAVTGRAAEALERLRWAVSVGQPLPGITFALASGVRSIGRLASAPRNANPGQLARELGMPPWKIDRVRQQMRGWSAEGVSDALRAVAEADAAVKGGGADPGYALEKAVVAIARAARSRT from the coding sequence ATGGCCAGGAAGACCGCAGCAGACGACGACCCGCTCGCCCCGCTCACCCTCGCGGTGGGCCAGGAGGAGCTGCTGCTCGACCGTGCGGTGCGTGAGGTGGTGACCGCCGCGAGGGCCGCCGATCCGGACACCGACGTGCGCGAACTCGCCCCGGAACAGCTTCAGCCCGGCACCCTGGCCGAGCTGGTCAGCCCCTCGCTCTTCGCCGAGCGCAAGGTCATCGTGGTGCGCGCCGCGCAGGACCTCTCCGCCGACTCCGTCAAGGACGTCAGGGCGTATTTCGCCGCGCCCGCCGAGGAGACGGTCCTCGTGCTCCTGCACGCCGGCGGGGCCAAGGGCAAGGCGCTGCTGGACGCGGCCCGCAAGGCCGGCGCCCGCGAGGTGGCCTGCCCGAAGATGACCAAGCCGGCCGACCGGCTGGCCTTCGTCCGCCAGGAGTTCCGCGCGCTGGGCCGGTCCGCCACCCCCGAGGCCGCCCAGGCCCTCGTGGACGCCCTCGGCAGCGACCTGCGGGAGCTGGCCTCCGCCTGCTCCCAGCTGGCGGCGGACGTGGACGGCACCATCGACGTCGAGACGGTCGCCCGCTACTACACCGGGCGGGCGGAGGCCACCGGCTTCGAGGTGGCCGACCTGGCCGTCACCGGCCGGGCCGCCGAGGCGCTGGAACGGCTGCGCTGGGCCGTGTCCGTCGGCCAGCCGCTGCCCGGCATCACCTTCGCGCTCGCCTCCGGGGTGCGCTCCATCGGCCGGCTCGCCTCCGCGCCCCGCAACGCCAACCCCGGCCAGCTCGCCCGGGAGCTGGGCATGCCGCCGTGGAAGATCGACCGGGTCCGGCAGCAGATGCGCGGCTGGTCGGCGGAGGGCGTCTCCGACGCGCTGCGGGCCGTGGCCGAGGCCGACGCGGCGGTCAAGGGCGGTGGCGCCGACCCCGGGTACGCGCTGGAGAAGGCCGTCGTGGCCATCGCCCGTGCGGCCCGCTCCCGTACCTGA
- a CDS encoding MFS transporter — MTGVGRQLADRIPPLLRETAFRRYWTGQAVSSLGDEVTFLALPLAAVVVLHADAAEMGWLSTAALLPALLLSIPAGAWADRRGRRRRTMIAADLCRAVLMASVPVAYAFGALTLGQLYAVAFAVGALAVVFDVCNAALFVSLVDPPRYVAGNSLTNGSRAFAFTAGPSLGGLLVQVLAAPLALLVDALSYWVSALTLSRIAPAEPPAAAPREGRLSEGLRFVVRSRPLRAMLAAAATVNFFNFVFHTLVILYAVRELGLDAGTLGVVIGAGAVGGVLGAVLTGRIVRAIGIGPAVLLGYVGFPAPLVLVPMADGSHALELAAFFAAEFLSGIGLMLLDIGSGSLQAALVPDTLRSRVSGAWRTVNYGMRPLGAVVAGLCGSTLGLRPTLWAATVGGVLGVLWLLPSPVPSMRELPEKARDPQDPSEPEPEPEPEPEPEPASSLDGTLRARRPRPPRPRPSPGGHPRTAARSAPPGRPTRP; from the coding sequence GTGACCGGCGTCGGGCGGCAGCTCGCGGACCGCATACCCCCGCTGCTGCGGGAGACCGCCTTCCGCCGCTACTGGACCGGGCAGGCGGTCTCCTCCCTCGGCGACGAGGTGACCTTCCTGGCGCTGCCGCTCGCCGCCGTGGTGGTGCTGCACGCCGACGCCGCCGAGATGGGCTGGCTGTCCACGGCCGCGCTGCTGCCCGCGCTGCTGCTCTCCATCCCGGCCGGCGCCTGGGCCGACCGGCGCGGCCGCCGCCGGCGCACCATGATCGCCGCAGATCTGTGCCGGGCGGTGCTCATGGCGTCCGTCCCCGTCGCGTACGCCTTCGGAGCGCTCACCCTGGGGCAGTTGTACGCGGTCGCCTTCGCTGTCGGGGCGCTGGCCGTCGTCTTCGACGTGTGCAACGCGGCGCTGTTCGTCTCGCTGGTCGACCCGCCCCGGTACGTGGCCGGCAACTCGCTGACCAACGGCAGCCGGGCCTTCGCCTTCACCGCCGGGCCGAGCCTGGGCGGCCTGCTGGTCCAGGTCCTGGCCGCGCCGCTGGCGCTGCTCGTGGACGCGCTGTCCTACTGGGTGTCGGCCCTGACGCTCTCCCGGATCGCGCCGGCCGAACCGCCCGCCGCCGCACCGCGCGAGGGCCGGCTGTCGGAGGGGCTGCGGTTCGTCGTCCGGTCCAGGCCGCTGCGCGCGATGCTCGCCGCGGCGGCCACGGTCAACTTCTTCAACTTCGTCTTCCACACCCTCGTGATCCTCTACGCCGTCCGGGAGCTGGGGCTCGACGCCGGCACACTCGGCGTGGTCATCGGGGCGGGCGCGGTCGGCGGGGTGCTGGGCGCGGTGCTGACCGGGCGGATCGTGCGCGCGATCGGCATCGGTCCGGCGGTGCTGCTCGGGTACGTGGGCTTCCCCGCCCCGCTGGTGCTGGTGCCGATGGCCGACGGGTCCCACGCGCTGGAGCTGGCGGCGTTCTTCGCGGCGGAGTTCCTGTCCGGGATCGGCCTGATGCTGCTGGACATCGGCAGCGGCTCGCTCCAGGCGGCACTCGTCCCCGACACGCTGCGCTCGCGGGTCAGCGGGGCCTGGCGCACCGTCAACTACGGCATGCGGCCGCTGGGCGCCGTCGTCGCGGGCCTGTGCGGCAGCACACTCGGGCTGCGCCCGACCCTGTGGGCCGCGACGGTCGGCGGGGTGCTCGGCGTGCTGTGGCTGCTGCCCTCGCCGGTGCCGTCGATGCGCGAACTCCCGGAGAAGGCCCGCGATCCGCAGGACCCGTCCGAGCCCGAGCCCGAGCCCGAGCCCGAGCCCGAGCCCGAGCCGGCGTCCAGCCTCGACGGCACCCTCCGTGCCCGGCGGCCGCGGCCGCCGCGCCCCCGACCGAGCCCCGGCGGGCACCCCCGCACAGCCGCCCGGTCGGCACCGCCCGGCCGCCCCACCCGTCCGTAG
- a CDS encoding winged helix-turn-helix domain-containing protein, which yields MSEKPAPRKVRLTDPKALRAYAHPTRMALAGLLRREGPLTATQAAGLTGESVASCSYHLRVLAKYGLVEEADPDGPGREKPWRATAEYTDWPSWSEDPVTAEAAEALTLAVAENFLHRMARAVDTRRGLSREWQEAERFTDVTLYLTPQELSALGERIDALIDEYTDRAADPSLRPPGARRVPYLQIGYVAPEPPAGRPAEQVGEQSGEGADGGPYDARGAGEAQR from the coding sequence ATGTCCGAGAAACCAGCTCCCCGCAAGGTCCGGCTCACCGATCCCAAGGCCCTGCGCGCCTACGCCCACCCCACGCGGATGGCCCTGGCAGGGCTGCTGCGGCGCGAGGGCCCGCTCACCGCCACCCAGGCGGCCGGGCTCACCGGCGAGTCCGTGGCCAGCTGCTCGTACCACCTGCGTGTGCTGGCGAAGTACGGGCTGGTCGAGGAGGCCGATCCGGACGGGCCCGGCCGGGAGAAGCCGTGGCGTGCCACCGCCGAGTACACGGACTGGCCGAGCTGGTCGGAGGACCCGGTGACGGCGGAGGCGGCCGAGGCGCTGACCCTCGCGGTCGCCGAGAACTTCCTCCACCGCATGGCACGAGCCGTCGACACGCGCCGGGGACTGTCCCGGGAGTGGCAGGAGGCCGAGCGCTTCACCGACGTCACGCTCTACCTGACCCCGCAGGAGCTGTCGGCCCTGGGGGAGCGGATCGACGCCCTGATCGACGAGTACACCGACCGCGCCGCCGACCCGTCGCTGCGCCCGCCCGGAGCCCGCCGCGTGCCGTACCTCCAGATCGGCTACGTCGCGCCGGAGCCGCCCGCCGGCCGGCCCGCCGAGCAGGTGGGCGAGCAGTCGGGCGAGGGGGCCGACGGCGGGCCGTACGACGCCCGCGGCGCGGGTGAGGCGCAGCGGTGA
- the rpsT gene encoding 30S ribosomal protein S20: protein MANIKSQIKRIKTNEKARQRNKAVKSELKTAVRRTREAVAAGDVEKATAAARVAAKKLDKAVSKGVIHKNQAANKKSALASSVAALQA from the coding sequence GTGGCGAACATCAAGTCCCAGATCAAGCGCATCAAGACGAACGAGAAGGCGCGCCAGCGCAACAAGGCCGTCAAGTCCGAGCTGAAGACCGCGGTGCGTCGCACCCGCGAGGCCGTGGCCGCCGGTGACGTCGAGAAGGCCACCGCCGCCGCCCGCGTCGCCGCCAAGAAGCTCGACAAGGCCGTGAGCAAGGGCGTCATCCACAAGAACCAGGCCGCCAACAAGAAGTCGGCGCTCGCCTCCTCGGTCGCCGCCCTCCAGGCCTGA